The Proteiniphilum propionicum genome contains the following window.
TTACAAAAATGGGAATCACATTTAAAGATGCACGATAAGCAATTTGCTGTCCACCCAAATAAACGGTTTTTTTGTCGTTAAAATCAATCCATTCCCCTTCGGGCAGATAGAGACGCTTTACCCTTTCTCCCTTTTTCAATACCGGCGCTACAAGCAGTTCTTCACCAAACATAAACTGATCTTCAACCTTCAGTGCCACTTCGTCGTAGGGATATTCCATAAACAGCCCCCTCATAATAGGCAATCCTGTATCATGCGCCTTCCGGGTATAAGTGTACAGGTAAGGAAAGAGCTGATATTTCAATTCGATGGCAGCTTTGCTGTTTTTCTCAGCTGTTTCTCCAAACATCCAAGGTTCTACCGCATTATCACCTTCGTGATGAGCACGGCTCAATGGATTAAAAATGCCAAACTGCATCCACCGGGTGTAGAGTTCTGCCGTTGCCGGGTAATCGGTAATATCACCGCAATAGCCAGAAATATCTGTTGTCCAGAACGGAATACCTCCCAATCCGGCAGAGATACCGATCGCCACCTGGTTCCGTAGTTGCCCCCACCCTTCGAGGAGATCATTGCCATTGCCGCTATCGCCACTCCAGCCAAAGGTATAGCGCTGGAGTCCGGCATAAGCTGCACGCGTCATCTGGAACACCCGTTTGCCCGGGTTCCTCTTTTCAAACTGCTCTTTTACTACCTTGTCCCAGGTCAGTCCGTACACATTGTGAATCTCACCGTGCATACCGATATGGTGCCGCATATGAAGTCGATCAATGTCCTCCTCATTGCTCCATGCCGGTTCGCCCATATCTGTCCAGAATCCGGCAGCTCCATCATTTAATGGTTTCTGCTGGTACTCACCCCACCAGTCGGTCACCTCCGGAATGGTAAAATCCACCACCCCACAGTTACCTCCCCATGGCCAGGGCATATCATACGCTTTCCCTGTTCGGGAATCCTTTACGAAATAACCGAGACTGTCGGCTTCTGCCCACTGTTTCTTATTTGCTTGAGAGATCACCGGATCCTGTGAAAGAATCACTTTAAAACCTTGCTCATTTAAAGTAGAGAGCATTTGCTTCGGATTGTTGTAATTTTCCTCTCTCCATTCAAAATTCTGCAAATATTGTGTCCAACCGATATCCTGATAGATTATATCGCATGGAATTTGACGCTTACGGAATTCGGCAGCCACCTCCAGTGCCTGCGCTTCTTTCGTGTAAAGACCACGACTTTGCGAGAAGCCAAACGCCCACTTAGGCGGCATAATAGGTTTCCCTGTCAGGGAGATATACTGACTCAGGATATCCTTATAATCTTTCCCGAAAATAAAGTAATAGACAAATGCTCCGTCTGGTGCCTCAAACGAATAATATTCATTGGACTCTGTACCAAATTTGAATTCTGTTTTATAAGTATTATCAAGGAAAATCCCATATTGGTAACTACTCATAAAGAAGGGTATACTTTTATATAGCGGATCCTCGTTTACACTGTAGCAGGGGCGGTCGCTGTTCCACATCTTGTATTCCCGTCCGCGTCGATTGAGAGGCCCGGCCTTTTCTCCCAAGCCGAAAAACTGTTCGTCGTCTCGCAATACCTTGTAAGCTTTCTTCGCCGTGGAGTCAGACACGTGACCGATCTCCTTATAATCACTGAACAACAGTTTTTGCCATTTATCAAAAATCTGTAGTTGCATCGGGCTCTTGTTCATCCTGATACGGAGCCTGGAAGTGTATATCTCGTAGGATGATGGTTCGTCGTTCACCGTTATCTTCCCCATATTTTCGAGGTCCTCATTGATTACTGCAAACGATTTATTTTTGCAAACAAATGTGCCATGGGGATCGAACCATATTTTCACGACAGAGCTGCTGAGAAAATCCAGTGATAGCCTCGATCCATCATCCGCATTAAACACAACCCTATTTCCCTCTTTTGTATATGAGGTGACCTCCTTCACTCTACCACCTTGTTGTGCATAGATGACAAAAGGAGTAAAGAGAATCAGCAGTAATATAAATTGTAGATACTTCATCAAATTTCTTTTACATGATAGTTAATACTCGATGACAATCATGTCCCAATATTTCAACGACGGAAGTGTCAATCTGACTTCATTCTCTGCCTGTGTGAAGTCGAGCGTTCTGGCTGCCCCACCGTTTATATCCGGCGAAGCAAACCAGACATTTTTCACTTCACTGTTCACTGTAACTTTTATTCCCGCGCCGATGATCATCGCTGGTTCTTTCTGGATTCCATTGGTATCTCTCCATTCCATGGAATTTACATCAGAGAAATTAAGAAAATGAATCACTTCCTTGTCTGTAAATCTTTTGCCGGTAACGGCTACAGTCCCCTGTGATGAAGGCCAGCTTTCGAACCTGGCCCGATTGTCGACCGACTGCACACTAAACGAAGCAAACGCTCCTCCGTCACGTAAAAGATTCTGATAAGCCACAAGGAAATCGTAGTAACAAACCAAAGCCTCCTTCAACTCTCTCTTTATCTGCAGGTTAGAATTTGGAAAATATTCGTTTGCCAGGTAGTGTTCACCCAGTTCAAGGTGAGCCCCTCCGAACGAGAATATCACCGCATTGGTCAACAATACACCCGGTGCATTCACATAACCAGAACTGTTGGATTTTGCATAGTTAACATAAGCAGCAAGCACGGTCTGTTTCTTGTTATCAGCATAAGCATTGTTGTCATGAATCACTTCTGCCAGCTCTTCGTAAGTTTTGCTTTCATCCCACACTTCGGTATAGAGAAAGTCTACTTGAGATTTGGCAATATACTTTTGTCCGTATTGGCCAACCGCGTTCATCACCAACCGCTTGCCAGATTCGTACTGCTTCATGGCAGCAACAAAGGGAGCATAGGTTTCATCCAGCTTCACCACATTGCCCTCATAATCGTATACCATTCCCCGGTTACCTAACTGATCAATATGATAACCGTCGAAATCGAATACCCGGTATACATCGTTATGACGTGCTATGAGATAGTTCTGCCACGCATTGTTTGCCGGATTTGTGAGGTAAATGCTACTGCGAAAGGGGGAATCAAGATGGTGACTGTCTTTGACTGAGCGGTTGGAATCCTTGAAAATATACCACTCTTCCTTTACACCATCAGCCGCCGCATTGCTCAATGCGCCAAATGCGAGATTATAAAACATCGCTTTCATTCCTCTCCCATGTATGGCATCAATATAACTTTTCACTGTAGAGAGATAGTTGGTACGACCAATGAGATCGGGCCACTGGGACAGCGGATTATCTACGGTTCCTGCCAGCGGGCGGTGGTGGTCGTGCATCCAGTCATAAAATTGAACCCCGTTGATGTGGTAACGGTTTAAAATCTCAATATTTCTCCCAACCTGCATCTTCGACAGATCACCATATGAAGAGAGAAAGCCGTAACGAGGAAACTTTGTCCAGTCGGAAGAAACATCCACAGCAATGGTGTGATAAATCTTTTCTCCTTTTTCATCAGTTTCGTAAATATCCACCATATACCCTTTGAAATCTTCTGCTGGTGTAATCCATGACCAGCTCGTCCCCTGCAGCTCCTCCTCCTTTATTACTTTTCCCAGGTGCGAATAACGCACTTTTGGGTTGCCGGAAGGTTTTTCTTTCAGGGTAATACGAACAGTCTCCCCTGGTTTATATACCGACTTATCGGTAGTAATGCCAACCGCCAGATAGGCATCGCCATAAGTTACCGGATTGTTTTTTGTATCATAATCATCTTTGCATGAAACCAATGTCAGCAAACAGATAAAAAACAGGAAGGTGATTTTTTTAATCATAATTTGAATCAGGGATCTGCCACACCTTTCATCCGATGTGGCAGATCATCCCTGTTTGTTTATTGTTTTTGAATGGTGATGGTTTCTTTTAACTGATCGAGTTCGATTTTATAAGTGCCGGATTCCGAAATCCTCCACTTGTAGTCCACGCCAGCCCC
Protein-coding sequences here:
- a CDS encoding endo-dextranase, which translates into the protein MIKKITFLFFICLLTLVSCKDDYDTKNNPVTYGDAYLAVGITTDKSVYKPGETVRITLKEKPSGNPKVRYSHLGKVIKEEELQGTSWSWITPAEDFKGYMVDIYETDEKGEKIYHTIAVDVSSDWTKFPRYGFLSSYGDLSKMQVGRNIEILNRYHINGVQFYDWMHDHHRPLAGTVDNPLSQWPDLIGRTNYLSTVKSYIDAIHGRGMKAMFYNLAFGALSNAAADGVKEEWYIFKDSNRSVKDSHHLDSPFRSSIYLTNPANNAWQNYLIARHNDVYRVFDFDGYHIDQLGNRGMVYDYEGNVVKLDETYAPFVAAMKQYESGKRLVMNAVGQYGQKYIAKSQVDFLYTEVWDESKTYEELAEVIHDNNAYADNKKQTVLAAYVNYAKSNSSGYVNAPGVLLTNAVIFSFGGAHLELGEHYLANEYFPNSNLQIKRELKEALVCYYDFLVAYQNLLRDGGAFASFSVQSVDNRARFESWPSSQGTVAVTGKRFTDKEVIHFLNFSDVNSMEWRDTNGIQKEPAMIIGAGIKVTVNSEVKNVWFASPDINGGAARTLDFTQAENEVRLTLPSLKYWDMIVIEY
- a CDS encoding glycoside hydrolase family 31 protein is translated as MKYLQFILLLILFTPFVIYAQQGGRVKEVTSYTKEGNRVVFNADDGSRLSLDFLSSSVVKIWFDPHGTFVCKNKSFAVINEDLENMGKITVNDEPSSYEIYTSRLRIRMNKSPMQLQIFDKWQKLLFSDYKEIGHVSDSTAKKAYKVLRDDEQFFGLGEKAGPLNRRGREYKMWNSDRPCYSVNEDPLYKSIPFFMSSYQYGIFLDNTYKTEFKFGTESNEYYSFEAPDGAFVYYFIFGKDYKDILSQYISLTGKPIMPPKWAFGFSQSRGLYTKEAQALEVAAEFRKRQIPCDIIYQDIGWTQYLQNFEWREENYNNPKQMLSTLNEQGFKVILSQDPVISQANKKQWAEADSLGYFVKDSRTGKAYDMPWPWGGNCGVVDFTIPEVTDWWGEYQQKPLNDGAAGFWTDMGEPAWSNEEDIDRLHMRHHIGMHGEIHNVYGLTWDKVVKEQFEKRNPGKRVFQMTRAAYAGLQRYTFGWSGDSGNGNDLLEGWGQLRNQVAIGISAGLGGIPFWTTDISGYCGDITDYPATAELYTRWMQFGIFNPLSRAHHEGDNAVEPWMFGETAEKNSKAAIELKYQLFPYLYTYTRKAHDTGLPIMRGLFMEYPYDEVALKVEDQFMFGEELLVAPVLKKGERVKRLYLPEGEWIDFNDKKTVYLGGQQIAYRASLNVIPIFVKKGSIVPMMPVMQYIHEKKDYPLFIHIFPDYEDETAEFELYEDEGENLEYLDNIASRTRFTCTTLSDGYRTEIVPSDNGFKQSDKRNMILAYHLDKMPVSVTVNGKTAKKTDEASVYRTAENDVSSIAWWWSEESNECRVKIPDHRKKITILIKKAYKRIHCNQDL